From the genome of Vitis riparia cultivar Riparia Gloire de Montpellier isolate 1030 chromosome 2, EGFV_Vit.rip_1.0, whole genome shotgun sequence, one region includes:
- the LOC117904158 gene encoding RNA polymerase II transcriptional coactivator KELP isoform X2, with product MVFVQVELTSFCEKMEPETRRRIEKTVLEILKSADMDEMTEFKVRKLASDKLGINLSAPDYKRFVRQVVETFLQSTEEPGREPEPEPESEPEPDRKKANTEAAEREPTEEEEEEGVEEDRGKSSGVKEYDDDGDLIICRLSDRRRVTIQDFRGKTLVSIREFYRKDGKELPSSKGISLTAEQWSAFKKNVPAIEEAIQKMESRLM from the exons ATGGTATTTGTCCAGGTGGAACTCACAAG tttctgCGAGAAAATGGAACCAGAAACCAGACGCAGAATCGAGAAAACAGTGCTCGAGATCCTCAAAAGCGCGGACATGGACGAGATGACCGAGTTCAAAGTTCGAAAACTAGCTTCCGACAAACTTGGAATCAACCTCTCCGCCCCGGACTATAAGCGCTTCGTCCGCCAGGTCGTCGAGACCTTCCTTCAGTCCACCGAAGAACCTGGACGGGAACCGGAACCGGAACCGGAATCGGAACCGGAACCCGATCGGAAGAAGGCAAACACCGAAGCAGCTGAACGAGAACCGACagaagaggaggaggaagaggggGTGGAGGAGGATCGAGGAAAGAGTAGTGGTGTTAAGGAGTACGATGATGACGGCGATCTCATTATCTGTAGG CTATCTGATAGGAGAAGGGTGACAATTCAAGATTTCAGAGGGAAAACGCTGGTTTCAATCAGAGAATTCTATAGAAAAGATGGCAAAGAGCTTCCTTCCTCTAAAG GAATAAGCTTGACAGCAGAACAGTGGTCAGCCTTCAAGAAGAATGTACCCGCAATAGAGGAAGCCATCCAAAAGATGGAGTCAAGGTTGATGTGA
- the LOC117904158 gene encoding RNA polymerase II transcriptional coactivator KELP isoform X1: MVFVQVELTRYAEVLCSLFLSSDLDWNQKTHKVSLFFASKNKSFCEKMEPETRRRIEKTVLEILKSADMDEMTEFKVRKLASDKLGINLSAPDYKRFVRQVVETFLQSTEEPGREPEPEPESEPEPDRKKANTEAAEREPTEEEEEEGVEEDRGKSSGVKEYDDDGDLIICRLSDRRRVTIQDFRGKTLVSIREFYRKDGKELPSSKGISLTAEQWSAFKKNVPAIEEAIQKMESRLM, translated from the exons ATGGTATTTGTCCAGGTGGAACTCACAAGGTATGCAGAAGTTCTctgttctctttttctttcctcgGACCTCGACTGGAATCAGAAAACACACAAAGTTTCACTGTTTTTtgcttccaaaaataaaagtttctgCGAGAAAATGGAACCAGAAACCAGACGCAGAATCGAGAAAACAGTGCTCGAGATCCTCAAAAGCGCGGACATGGACGAGATGACCGAGTTCAAAGTTCGAAAACTAGCTTCCGACAAACTTGGAATCAACCTCTCCGCCCCGGACTATAAGCGCTTCGTCCGCCAGGTCGTCGAGACCTTCCTTCAGTCCACCGAAGAACCTGGACGGGAACCGGAACCGGAACCGGAATCGGAACCGGAACCCGATCGGAAGAAGGCAAACACCGAAGCAGCTGAACGAGAACCGACagaagaggaggaggaagaggggGTGGAGGAGGATCGAGGAAAGAGTAGTGGTGTTAAGGAGTACGATGATGACGGCGATCTCATTATCTGTAGG CTATCTGATAGGAGAAGGGTGACAATTCAAGATTTCAGAGGGAAAACGCTGGTTTCAATCAGAGAATTCTATAGAAAAGATGGCAAAGAGCTTCCTTCCTCTAAAG GAATAAGCTTGACAGCAGAACAGTGGTCAGCCTTCAAGAAGAATGTACCCGCAATAGAGGAAGCCATCCAAAAGATGGAGTCAAGGTTGATGTGA